A part of Arachis hypogaea cultivar Tifrunner chromosome 12, arahy.Tifrunner.gnm2.J5K5, whole genome shotgun sequence genomic DNA contains:
- the LOC112727726 gene encoding acylamino-acid-releasing enzyme: MASLFLKMVSIPPRTTISSTRTRTRVPSVLPFKLQHFLSHSLPAASTARSMATPKAAEFPSGLDESTEQDYASQSNLLREFVPIPSIDTACLLKSPSSDSESQAMFAVSQPNLVANRKRKFILSSTILNTGTSPTFHWAPFPVEMSGVSAMIPSPSASKLLIIRNPENNESATRFEVWNSSQLQREFQVPQSVHGSVYTDAWFEGISWNSDETRVAYVAEEPAPAKPSFNDQGYKKGASNDKDCGTWKGQGEWEEDWGETYAGKRQPALFVIDITSGDVQAVKGIDKSLSVGQVVWAPSTKEGSEKYLVFVGWSFETRKLGIKYCYNRPCALYAVKAPHPHSKANEAEIQSTEDIQALKLTETISSAFFPRFSPDGKFLVFLSARSSVDSGAHSATNSLHRLDWHTDMKQYKSAKVYDVIPVVMSADDGCFPGLYCFSMLRDPWLSDGYTMIIQSIWHSNQVLISVNVLSGEILRITPADSNFSWSLLSLDGENILAVSSSPVDIPQLKYGTLVEKEKETGNSEWSWLDVSNPIFKCSDKVTSLLSSLEFSIMKIPVKDGSESLTKGANKPFEAIFVTSKSKKSDTCDPLIVILHGGPHSVSLSGFSKSSAFLSSLGYSLLIVNYRGSIGFGEEALQSLPGKAGSQDVNDVLTAVDHVISLGLASPSKIAVLGGSHGGFLTTHLIGQAPDKFIAAAARNPVCNLALMVGTTDIPDWCYVEAYGTSGKDRFTEAPSAEDLALFYSKSPISHLSKVKTPTLFLLGAQDLRVPISTGLQYARALREKGVEAKVILFPNDVHGIERPQSDFESFLNIGVWFNKYCK; this comes from the exons ATGGCTTCTCTTTTCCTCAAGATGGTTTCCATTCCACCAAGAACAACAATCTCAagcacaagaacaagaacaagggTGCCTTCAGTTCTACCTTTCAAGCTTCAGCACTTCCTGTCTCATTCGCTGCCAG CAGCATCCACAGCAAGATCCATGGCGACTCCGAAAGCCGCGGAATTTCCCTCCGGATTAGACGAATCCACTGAGCAAGACTACGCTTCTCAGTCCAACCTCCTCCGAGAGTTTGTCCCCATCCCCTCCATCGACACCGCATGCCTCCTCAAATCTCCTA GCTCTGATTCCGAGTCCCAAGCAATGTTCGCCGTAAGCCAGCCCAACCTGGTTGCTAACAGGAAGAGGAAGTTCATTCTCTCCTCCACCATTCTCAACACCGGCACCTCCCCCACCTTTCACTGGGCTCCCTTCCCTGTCGAGATGTCCGGTGTCTCCGCCATGATCCCTTCTCCTTCCGCTTCCAAGCTCCTTATCATTCGCAATCCCGAAAACAACGAAAGCGCTACTCGCTTCGAGGTTTGGAACTCCTCGCAACTCCAACGAGAGTTCCAAGTCCCCCAATCAGTTCACGGCTCTGTCTATACTGACGCCTGGTTTGAGGGAATTTCTTGGAACTCCGATGAAACACGTGTGGCGTATGTGGCTGAAGAGCCAGCTCCTGCAAAGCCCTCCTTCAATGATCAGGGCTATAAGAAAGGTGCTTCCAACGATAAGGATTGTGGCACATGGAAAGGTCAGGGAGAATGGGAGGAGGACTGGGGAGAAACGTATGCCGGAAAGAGGCAGCCGGCACTTTTTGTCATCGATATCACCAG TGGCGATGTGCAAGCTGTCAAAGGAATTGACAAATCTTTGAGTGTTGGCCAAGTTGTTTGGGCTCCATCAACCAAAGAAGGCTCAGAAAAGTATTTGGTTTTTGTTGGATGGTCATTTGAGACAAGAAAGCTTGGTATCAAGTACTGCTATAACAGGCCTTGTGCATTATATGCGGTTAAAGCACCACACCCTCACTCAAAAGCTAATGAAGCTGAGATTCA ATCAACCGAAGATATCCAGGCACTCAAGCTTACTGAAACCATAAGTAGTGCCTTCTTTCCACGGTTCAG CCCAGATGGCAAATTTCTTGTATTTTTATCAGCAAGAAGTTCAGTTGACTCTGGAGCCCACTCTGCTACAAATTCACTTCATAGACTTGATTGGCATACTGACATGAAGCAGTACAAATCTGCAAAAGTTTATGATGTG attCCAGTTGTGATGTCTGCTGATGATGGCTGCTTCCCTGGGCTTTACTGTTTTAGTATGCTTAGAGATCCATGGCTTTCCGATGGCTACACCATGATTATACAATCTATCTGGCACAGCAATCAAGTCTTAATTTCTGTCAATGTGTTGAG TGGAGAGATATTACGCATCACCCCTGCCGACTCAAATTTCTCCTGGAGTCTCCTTAGCTTGGATGGGGAAAATATTCTTGCTG TTTCTAGCAGTCCTGTAGATATTCCGCAGCTCAAGTATGGAACCCTTGTTGAGAAGGAGAAAGAAACTGGTAATAGTGAATGGAGTTGGTTAGATGTATCAAATCCCATATTCAAATGCTCAGATAAG GTTACATCTTTGCTGTCCTCTCTCGAGTTCAGTATAATGAAGATCCCGGTTAAGGATGGTTCTGAAAGCCTAACAAAAG GTGCAAACAAACCTTTTGAGGCTATTTTTGTCACATCAAAATCCAAGAAAAGTGACACATGCGATCCTCTAATTGTGATCCTTCATGGAGGACCACACTCTGTCTCGTTATCGGGTTTTTCAAAGTCCTCTGCCTTCCTTTCTTCACTTGGATATAGCTTGTTGATTGTAAATTACAG AGGCTCCATAGGATTCGGCGAGGAAGCTTTACAATCTCTTCCGGGCAAAGCTGGATCTCAG GATGTCAATGATGTTCTCACTGCCGTTGATCATGTCATTAGCTTGGGACTTGCAAGTCCTTCAAAGATTGCAGTGCTCGGTGGTTCACATGGTGGCTTCCTGACAACCCACTTGATTGGCCAG GCACCAGATAAGTTTATTGCTGCAGCTGCCAGAAATCCAGTCTGTAACCTTGCATTGATGGTTGGTACAACTGATATCCCTGATTGGTGCTATGTCGAGGCTTATGGAACCTCGGGAAAAGATAGGTTCACGGAAGCGCCATCAGCAGAAGATCTGGCTCTATTTTATAGCAAGTCTCCTATTTCACATCTCTCAAAG GTGAAAACGCCGACGCTTTTCCTATTAGGTGCGCAAGATCTACGAGTTCCCATTTCGACTGGACTACAA TATGCCCGGGCTTTAAGGGAGAAAGGAGTAGAAGCTAAAGTCATATTGTTTCCCAATGATGTTCACGGTATTGAAAG GCCACAATCTGACTTTGAAAGTTTCCTTAACATTGGGGTTTGGTTCAACAAATATTGCAAATAA